CTTTAAGTTTTCAAAGTCTTTCATAAGGTACATTAAGCGGGCATACTGCTTGTAGAAATCCATAGTAGGTTCTGCGATAGAAAGATACTTGTCATAATACTCTTTGGACTTATTGTATTTACGGGCTTGATAGTACAAATCCCCAAGTTCTTTATACGCAACAGCATTGTTAGGTGCAATCTCTATTGCTTTTAGATACGCACTTTCTGCAGCATCAAAGCTTTTACCTTGTTTGTAAAGTCGCCCCTTATGAACGTGATAATGTCCTTTTTTAGTAGGGCTTTTATCATTCATTTCTGCGTCATCGTATGCTTTTAAGGCGTTTGTGCCATCGTTTAGAACTCTATAAGCGTCGCCTTTGAGAATGTAGGTATATACATTTTTAGGATCTAATTTAAGGGATTGTTCTATCAAGGTAAGTGCGTATTTGGCATCTTTTGCAGTATGGTGAATATATACTTCTGCGCACTCATTTAGTACCTTTACATCCTTTTGATTAGTCAAGCTTAAAGCTTTGTCTGTATTTTTACGAGCTTCTGCTAGATTGTTGCCTTCTGCATTTACTTTGGCTAATCCAATGTAATTCCAAGTACTGCTGGGTACTTTTTCTGTACCTGTGGCAAAACATAAACGGGCTGAATCTAATTTTTCGCACTCTAAATACATTTCTCCTAAGAAATAATACGCTTCTGCGTTACTAGGGTTATTTTCAATAATTTTCTTAAACAGCTTAGCAGCAGAGTTGTATTTATGGGCATGCCATAGAGAGATGGCTTCGTCTATAGATTGTGCTATTCCATTGCAAAGACTACAAATGGCAATGCAAATCAATGCTGCTCCTTTTTTTATTTCAACCATGTTTGCAAATTTAATCAAAAAAGGTCATACAAAGTAGGTAAAAACATTAAGATTGATTTATTTTGGCTGACTTGCTCTTTAACAAACTCATTTAATAATCTCCGAGTCTTTGAACAGTGCTTCTACAAACTTTTTACGGTTAAATACTTGCAGGTCTGTGGGTTTTTCTCCTACTCCTATGTACTTGACAGGAATTTTGAACTGGTCGCTTATACCAATAACAATTCCGCCTTTTGCGGTGCCATCTAATTTTGTCAATGCTATGGCAGAAACTTGGGTGGCTTCGGTAAAAGCAGCAGCTTGTTGAATAGCGTTTTGTCCCGTACTTGCATCTAAAACTAAAAGTACTTCTTGGGGAATTTCAGGTTGAATCCTGTCTGCAAATTTTTGAATAGTACGGCGAATTTTAGCTAATTCATCCATAAGTCCTTTTTTAGTTTGCAAACGACCTGCTGTATCAATAATGATCACATCTACACCCATTTCTAGTCCTTTTTCAACGGTTTTATATGCAACTGTGGAAGGTTCTACATGCATCCCTAAATCTACGATAGGAACTTCTACACGCTCTGCCCAAATTTTGAGCTGATCCACTGCTGCTGCCCTAAAAGTATCTCCTGCGCCTAAAAGTACGCTATGTCCATTGAGTTTGAACTGTAAAGCAAGTTTGCCAATAGTAGTGGTTTTTCCTACGCCGTTTACACCTACTACCAAGATGATATAAGGTTTTTTGACATGTTCAGGGATGACAAAATCATGTACATCTTCGGTTTTGTTTTCCATCATTAGAGATGCAATTTCTTCTTT
The Bacteroidia bacterium genome window above contains:
- a CDS encoding tetratricopeptide repeat protein; translation: MVEIKKGAALICIAICSLCNGIAQSIDEAISLWHAHKYNSAAKLFKKIIENNPSNAEAYYFLGEMYLECEKLDSARLCFATGTEKVPSSTWNYIGLAKVNAEGNNLAEARKNTDKALSLTNQKDVKVLNECAEVYIHHTAKDAKYALTLIEQSLKLDPKNVYTYILKGDAYRVLNDGTNALKAYDDAEMNDKSPTKKGHYHVHKGRLYKQGKSFDAAESAYLKAIEIAPNNAVAYKELGDLYYQARKYNKSKEYYDKYLSIAEPTMDFYKQYARLMYLMKDFENLKKITTIANSIDNTVFLINRLAGYAAYELKEYEAGEKYLAQMFKVKKPNDTLLASDYEYYGRCLSKQKKDSLAIEAYKKALEIDPKKQELHGDMALSYFFMKKYKEAIVEYEEKFKHFKPTVNDYIYLGRCYYFEKMYTKADSAYMKVMELAPSSPQGPLWRAYCNSLIEQELNKDIKDPKQRKWLAKPFYEQFISMPESTKDIYKKDNANAYSYLGYYYLQHDDNKKAIEMYQKALEFDPNNKEVKDAVEQLRKKG
- the ftsY gene encoding signal recognition particle-docking protein FtsY, coding for MGLFDIFKKKSKEEIQKEQETQLEEGLSKTKQGFFSKISRAIIGKSTIDDEVLDNLEEILVSSDVGVETTLKIIQRIQNRVKRDKYLNAAELNTILKEEIASLMMENKTEDVHDFVIPEHVKKPYIILVVGVNGVGKTTTIGKLALQFKLNGHSVLLGAGDTFRAAAVDQLKIWAERVEVPIVDLGMHVEPSTVAYKTVEKGLEMGVDVIIIDTAGRLQTKKGLMDELAKIRRTIQKFADRIQPEIPQEVLLVLDASTGQNAIQQAAAFTEATQVSAIALTKLDGTAKGGIVIGISDQFKIPVKYIGVGEKPTDLQVFNRKKFVEALFKDSEIIK